One genomic segment of Polyodon spathula isolate WHYD16114869_AA chromosome 17, ASM1765450v1, whole genome shotgun sequence includes these proteins:
- the LOC121329854 gene encoding cytoskeleton-associated protein 5-like isoform X5, translated as MGDDSEWMKLPIEQKCEHKLWKARLNGYEEALKLFQRIDDEKSPEWSKYLGLIKKIVTDSNAVAQLKGLEAVLAYVENAHVAGRTTGEVVSGVVCKVFNQPKARAKELGLEICMMYIEIEKAEAVQEELLKGLDNKNPKIIVMCIETIRKALSEFGSKIVTLKPIVKVLPKLFESREKAVRDEARLLAVEMYRWIRDALRPPLQNINSVQFKELEEEWVKLPPSAPKQTRFLRSQQDLKTKFEQAASSDGVDGDEDEEAPPQVDAYELLEAVEILSKLPKDFYEKIEAKKWQERKEALEALEVLVKNPKIEAGDYGDVVRALKKVIGKDTNVMLVAAAAKCVVGLATGLRKKFGTYACLVVPTILEKFKEKKPNVVQALQEAIDAVFLTTTLQNISEDVLAVMDNKNPSIKQQSSLFLSRSFRHCSPSTLPKSLLKPFCAALLKQINDSAPEVRDAAFEALATALKVVGEKAVNPFLADVDKLKLDRIKECAEKIELAGGKKVAGAEKKDVKSATKTAPVAEAPPAKPAAPPKKAPVVKAGGPPKKGKVAGGAGAKGKKAAVETKDVVETELSDEACEEKASAVLPASCMQLLGSSNWKERLASMEEFQKAVEQMEKNEMPCQALVRMLAKKPGWKETNFQVMQMKLHIVGLIAVKGNFSKTSALVVLECLVDKIGDVKCGIKSKEALTAIGEACSLPWTAENVVSMAFAQKNPKNQAETLSWLANAMKEFGFSGINVKAFINNVKTALGATNPAVRTSAIALLGVMYLYMGTPLRMFFEDEKPALLTQIDAEFEKMQGQTPPAPFRGSIKKGGQDESEEAEEPDDEGGNDVMDLLPRSDIGEKITSDMVSKMSDKNWKIRKEGLDEVATVINEAKFIQPNIGELPIALKARLGDSNKILLQQTLTILQQIATAMGPNIKQHVKNLGILIITVLGDSKSNVRAAALATLNAWVEQTGMKEWLEGEELSEELKKENPFLRQEVLGWLAEKLPTLRTVPPDLMLCVPHLYSCLEDRNGDVRKKAQEALPTFMMHLGYEKMFKATSKLKTASKDQVVSLLEKARTNMPAKPAAPVKAAASKPAGSVKAAPASAKPQLSPACDESEECVPDSSKPDPKKAKPAGAAAKGKGVIGKKAPIKSNAKEEEDKSGPIFTHVPNGKEQRIKEEKGLKVLKWNFTTPRDEYIEQLKTQMSSCSAKWLQDELFHLDFQHHIKALTAMIEHLEDEKDATISCLDLILKWFTLRFFDTNTSVLMKALEYLKMLFTMLSRENYHLNEHEASSFIPYLVLKVGESKDVVRKDVRVLLSMMCKVYPASKVFTFLMDGTKSKNSKQRAECLEELGCLIESYGMHVCQPTAAKALKEIAVHIGDRDNSVRNAALNTVVVAYNACGDQVFKLIGNLSEKEMSMLEERIKRSAKKPAAAPVKQVEEKPQRSQGGNPNVSLMRRPPLEEVPSKLKIMYRTYRIQSRSQNVHPEQSSPSIPREFQLDLDMIENDHTRVSEMPDLVQHKLDELLEPVLIPEPKIRAVSPHFDDMHNSIASTINFVISQVASGDINTSIQALAQIDEVLRQEDKAEAMSGHIDQFLIATFMQLRLIYSTHMADERLDKDDIVKLYSCIIGNMISLFQMEMLAREASMGVLKDLMHGLITLMLDSRVEDLEDGQQLIRSVNLLVVKVLEKSDQTNILSALLVLLQDSLLATASSPKFSELVMKCLWRMVRLLPESVNNINLDRILLDIHNFMKIFPKDKLKQLKSDIPLRTLKTLLHTLCRLTGPKILDHMTMIENKNESELETHLRRVVKHSMDQTSSKSDRETEKGANGMDEMASKSKVSDILAEIFKKIGSKENTKETSDEGLTELYEYKQKYSDADIDPFLKNTSQFFQSYVERGLRMIELEREGKGRVQSSSSGISPQSADTFVPSSTATAPSIPTNGEEVKPAVYLERLKILRQRHGLENNSKQQEERSHLTSLLSKPSAPTVASSTDMLHSKLSQLKESREHYHQESNQSHTQSSSTTSSVTNLDDLKKRLERIKSNRK; from the exons ATGGGGGATGACAGTGAATGGATGAAGTTGCCCATTGAGCAGAAATGTgaacacaag tTGTGGAAAGCAAGATTAAATGGCTACGAGGAAGCTCTAAAGTTATTTCAGAGGATTGATGATGAAAAAAGCCCTGAATGGTCAAAATACCttggattaataaaaaaaattgttacggACTCGAATGCTGTTGCTCAGTTGAAAGGTCTGGAAGCAGTACTTGCTTATGTTGAAAATGCGCATGTGGCTGGAAG AACTACTGGAGAGGTTGTGTCTGGTGTCGTATGTAAAGTTTTTAATCAGCCCAAAGCCAGGGCAAAGGAACTGGGATTAGAAATCTGCATGATGTATATAGAGATAGAAAAGGCAGAGGCAGTTCAGGAAGAACTGTTAAAAGGATTGGATAACAAAAATCCCAAAATTATTGTAATGTGCATTGAAACAATAAGGAAAGCGCTCAG TGAATTTGGTTCGAAAATTGTTACATTGAAGCCAATTGTCAAAGTGTTGCCAAAATTGTTTGAATCTCGAGAGAAAGCTGTTCGAGATGAGGCCAGATTGTTAGCGGTGGAGATGTACAGGTGGATTAGAGATGCTTTGCGACCTCCACTCCAAAACATTAACTCTGTACAA TTTAAAGAGCTGGAAGAAGAATGGGTAAAGTTGCCACCATCAGCCCCAAAACAGACACGATTCCTCCGCTCACAGCAAGATCTAAAAACCAAGTTTGAACAGGCAGCGAGTTCAGATGGAGTTGATG GGGATGAAGATGAAGAAGCTCCCCCACAAGTGGATGCTTATGAGCTCCTGGAAGCTGTTGAGATTCTTTCGAAATTACCTAAAGATTTCTATGAAAAAATT GAGGCAAAGAAATGGCAGGAAAGAAAAGAGGCTCTGGAAGCTTTAGAAGTCTTagtaaaaaatcctaaaatagaAGCTGGAGACTATGGGGATGTGGTCAGAGCACTTAAAAAG GTTATTGGAAAGGATACAAATGTTATGCTGGTTGCAGCAGCTGCAAAATGTGTTGTTGGATTGGCTACTGGGCTGAGGAAGAAGTTTGGGACGTATGCATGCCTT gtgGTGCCAACTATTTTGGAAAAATTCAAAGAGAAGAAACCAAATGTGGTTCAGGCTTTGCAAGAGGCAATTGATGCTGTCTTCCTTACT actACATTGCAAAATATTTCTGAAGATGTACTGGCTGTGATGGACAACAAGAATCCTTCAATCAAACAGCAGTCATCTTTATTTCTGTCAAGAAGCTTTCGCCACTGCTCTCCCTCCACGTTGCCAAAAAGTCTCTTGAAACCATTTTGTGCTGCACTGCTAAAG CAAATTAACGATTCAGCCCCTGAGGTCCGAGACGCTGCTTTTGAAGCACTTGCTACTGCACTGAAAGTGGTTGGAGAAAAAGCTGTGAATCCATTCCTGGCTGATGTTGATAAGCTCAAACTTGACAGG ATTAAAGAGTGTGCTGAGAAGATTGAGTTAGCTGGCGGAAAGAAAGTGGCTGGAGCAGAAAAGAAAGATGTGAAATCTGCCACAAAGACTGCACCGGTAGCTGAGGCTCCACCTGCAAAACCTGCGGCCCCCCCAAAAAAGGCTCCAGTGGTCAAG GCTGGTGGGCCTCCCAAGAAGGGAAAAGTAGCAGGAGGAGCTGGTGCTAAAGGGAAGAAAGCAGCTGTTGAGACTAAAGATGTGGTGGAGACTGAACTTTCT GATGAGGCATGTGAAGAGAAGGCTTCGGCTGTGCTTCCTGCTTCCTGTATGCAGCTTTTGGGCAGTAGTAATTGGAAGGAAAGGCTGGCTAGTATGGAGGAGTTCCAGAAG GCAGTAGAGCAGATGGAGAAAAATGAGATGCCCTGCCAGGCCCTGGTTCGGATGCTGGCAAAGAAACCAGGCTGGAAAGAGACAAACTTTCAG GTGATGCAGATGAAGCTTCATATTGTTGGACTGATTGCTGTAAAAGGAAACTTCTCTAAAACCTCTGCTCTCGTTGTTCTGGAGTGTTTGGTCGACAAAATAGGGGATGTGAAGTGTGGAATTAAATCCAAAGAGGCCCTTACTGCAATAGGAGAGGCGTGCTCGTTGCCATGGACTGCTGAAAAT GTTGTGTCAATGGCTTTTGCACAGAAGAatccaaaaaatcaagcagagaCATTAAGCTGGTTGGCAAATGCAATGAAAGAATTTGGTTTTTCTGG gataaaTGTAAAGGCTTTCATTAATAATGTCAAGACTGCCTTGGGTGCAACTAATCCT GCTGTAAGAACCTCTGCTATTGCTTTGTTGGGTGTTATGTACCTGTACATGGGCACTCCCCTCCGTATGTTCTTTGAAGATGAAAAGCCAGCCTTGCTAACGCAAATTGATGCAGAATTTGAAAAG ATGCAAGGTCAGACACCCCCAGCTCCCTTTCGTGGTTCTATCAAGAAGGGAGGACAGGATGAAAGTGAGGAGGCAGAGGAACCAGATGATGAAGGTGGAAATGATGTCATGGATCTTTTGCCAAGATCTGATATTGG cGAAAAGATTACTTCTGATATGGTGTCAAAGATGAGTGATAAGAACTGGAAGATCAGAAAGGAGGGACTGGATGAAGTAGCAACTGTGATTAATGAGGCCAAATTTATTCAGCCAAATATCGGAGAGCTTCCTATAGCACTGAAAGCGCGCCTTGGGGACTCTAATAAGATTCTG CTACAACAAACACTGACGATCCTGCAACAGATAGCTACAGCCATGGGCCCCAACATCAAACAACATGTTAAGAATCTTGGGATTCTTATTATTACAGTGCTGGGGGACAGCAAG AGTAATGTTCGAGCTGCAGCCCTCGCAACACTCAATGCCTGGGTTGAACAAACAGGAATGAAGGAGTGGTTGGAAGGAGAGGAGCTGTCTGAGGAACTGAAGAAGGAAAACCCCTTCTTGAGGCAAGAG GTTTTAGGTTGGCTGGCAGAAAAGCTACCCACACTACGCACTGTGCCCCCAGATCTCATGCTATGTGTGCCCCACCTGTACTCCTGTCTAGAAGACAGGAATGGGGATGTACGAAAGAAAGCTCAGGAAGCTCTTCCAACATTTATGATGCACCTTGGATATGAAAAGATGTTTAAGGCTACAAGTAAACTAAAG ACTGCATCCAAGGACCAGGTTGTGTCTTTGCTGGAAAAAGCCAGGACCAACATGCCAGCTAAGCCTGCTGCTCCTGTTAAGGCTGCTGCCTCTAAACCAGCAGGGAGTGTAAAGGCTGCACCAG CTTCTGCAAAGCCTCAGCTTTCTCCAGCATGTGATGAATCTGAAGAGTGTGTTCCTGATTCTTCTAAACCAGATCCCAAGAAAGCCAAACCAGCTGGAGCTGCTGCCAAAGgaaag GGTGTCATTGGTAAGAAAGCACCAATCAAATCAAATGCCAAGGAAGAGGAGGACAAATCTGGTCCCATTTTCACCCATGTTCCCAATGGAAAAGAACAGAGAATAAAGGAAGAAAAAGGATTGAAG gtcctTAAGTGGAACTTTACTACTCCTCGAGATGAGTACATTGAGCAGTTGAAAACTCAGATGTCAAGCTGTTCAGCAAAGTGGCTTCAGGACGAGCTCTTCCATTTGGATTTCCAGCATCACATCAAAGCTTTAACAGCCATGATTgag caCTTAGAAGATGAAAAAGATGCTACTATAAGCTGCTTGGACCTGATTCTGAAGTGGTTTACTCTACGTTTCTTTGACACCAACACCAGTGTCCTTATGAAGGCCTTGGAATACCTGAAGATGCTCTTCACAATGTTGAGCAGAGAGAACTATCACCTTAATGAACATGAGGCTTCATCCTTCATCCCATACCTTGTACtcaag GTTGGAGAATCAAAAGATGTTGTACGTAAAGATGTGCGTGTACTTCTCAGTATGATGTGTAAGGTCTATCCAGCAAGCAAGGTTTTCACATTCCTAATGGATGGGACAAAATCAAAGAACTCAAAACAACGAGCTG aatgtttggAGGAACTGGGCTGTTTAATTGAATCCTATGGAATGCATGTTTGCCAGCCTACAGCAGCAAAAGCACTTAAAGAAATTGCAGTTCATATTGGAGATCGGGACAACTCTGTTCGTAATGCTGCCCTCAACACTGTAGTTGTTGCATATAATGCCTGTGGAGACCAGGTTTTCAAACTAATAGGAAAT CTTTCAGAGAAGGAGATGAGTATGTTGGAAGAAAGAATTAAACGCTCTGCCAAGAAACCAGCAGCTGCGCCTGTTAAACAAGTAGAGGAAAAACCACAGAGATCACAAGGAGGAAATCCCAATGTCAGTTTAATGCGGAGGCCACCCTTGGAGGAAGTACCTTCAAAATTAAA AATAATGTATCGTACCTATAGGAT CCAGTCCAGATCTCAGAATGTACATCCGGAGCAATCTTCTCCTTCAATTCCAAGAGAGTTCCAGTTGGACCTTGATATGATTGAAAATGATCATACTAGAGTCAGTGAGATGCCAGATTTGGTACAGCATAAACTTGATGAACTCTTGGAGCCAGTCTTAATACCAGAGCCCAA gatcCGTGCAGTCTCTCCTCATTTTGATGATATGCACAACAGTATAGCCTCCACCATAAATTTTGTCATCTCGCAGGTAGCTAGTGGCGACATTAACACCAGTATCCAGGCCTTGGCACAG ATTGATGAGGTATTGCGACAGGAGGATAAAGCAGAAGCTATGTCTGGCCACATTGATCAGTTCCTGATTGCAACGTTTATGCAGCTTCGCCTTATCTACAGCACGCACATGGCTGATGAAAGACTGGATAAAGATGACATTGTCAAGCTTTACAGCTGTATTATTGGGAATATGATTTCA ctattccaGATGGAAATGCTGGCCCGGGAGGCATCAATGGGAGTGCTGAAGGACTTGATGCACGGATTGATTACTCTAATGTTAGATTCTCGAGTAGAGGACTTGGAAGATGGGCAGCAGCTCATCAGATCTGTCAATTTGCTTGTTGTTAAAGTTTTAGAAAAGTCAGATCAGACAAATATATTAAG tgctctCCTTGTGCTTCTGCAAGACAGCCTCCTTGCCACTGCAAGCTCACCAAAGTTTTCAGAACTGGTCATGAAG tgcctgTGGCGTATGGTTCGACTCCTTCCAGAGTCCGTTAATAATATCAATCTAGACCGAATCCTTCTGGACATCCACAACTTTATGAAAATATTTCCAAAGGATAAGTTAAAACAACTAAAAAGTGATATTCCACTGAGGACCCTTAAAACACTGCTGCACACTCTCTGCAGATTGACAGGACCAAAG ATCTTGGATCACATGACCATGATAGAAAACAAGAATGAATCAGAGCTGGAAACACATCTTAGACGGGTTGTGAAGCACTCCATGGATCAGACCAGCTCAAAGTCTGACAGAGAAACAGAAAAAGGAGCCAATGGAATG GATGAAATGGCTTCTAAATCAAAAGTGAGTGACATCCTGGCTGAAATCTTTAAGAAGATAGGTTCCAAGGAAAATACTAAAGAG ACTTCAGATGAG ggtTTAACAGAGCTTTATGAATATAAGCAGAAGTATTCGGATGCAGATATCGATCCCTTCTTGAAAAACACCTCCCAGTTCTTCCAGAGCTATGTAGAACGAGGTCTCCGGATGATAGAGTTGGAAAGAGAGGGCAAAGGAAGAGTTCAGTCCTCCAGTTCAG GGATTAGCCCACAAAGCGCAGATACGTTTGTGCCCAGCTCAACCGCTACTGCACCGTCAATCCCTACCAACGGAGAGGAGGTTAAACCGGCCGTGTATCTGGAGAGGTTAAAGATTCTCCGGCAACGGCATGGTCTAGAAAACAATTCAAAG CAACAAGAGGAGAGATCACATCTTACATCTTTGCTTTCAAAGCCGTCGGCCCCCACAGTCGCTTCCTCAACAGACATGCTGCACAGTAAACTCTCACAACTAAAGGAGTCCCGAGAACATTACCATCAGGAATCTaatcaatcacacacacagagcagcagtACCACGTCCTCTGTCACCAACCTCGATGACTTGAAAAAGAGGCTAGAAAGAATAAAGAGCAACCGTAAATAA